TGACGCTGACCCCGGCGCAGGAGCGGATCCCCACTGTGGTGGTGGACGACGCGCACGTGATCTACCGGGTGCACAAGGGTGCCGGTGGCGGCACCAGCCCGGTGGCGGCGCTGCGCCGGCTCGTCACCCGCACCTCCGCCCCGGAGGTCCGGGAGGTGCACGCCGTCAAGGGCGTCACCTTCACCGCGTACCGGGGAGAGGCGATCGGCCTCATCGGCAGCAACGGGTCGGGCAAGTCGACCCTGCTGCGGGCGATCGCCGGCCTGCTGCCGGTGAACCGCGGCGCCGTCTACACCCAGGGCCAGCCCTCGCTGCTCGGGGTCAACGCCGCGCTGCTCAACGACCTCTCCGGCGAGCGCAACGTGACCCTGGGCTGCCTCGCCATGGGCATGTCCCCGGCGGAGGTGCAGCGGGAGACGCCGGGCATCATCGAGTTCTCCGGGATCAACGAGCGGGGTGACTTCGCCTCGCTGCCGATGCGGACGTACTCGTCGGGCATGGCCGCCCGGCTGCGCTTCTCCATCGCGGCGGCGAAGAAGCACGACGTGCTGCTGATCGACGAGGCGCTGGCCACCGGCGACAAGGGCTTCCGCAAGCGCAGCGAGCAGCGGGTACGCGAGCTGCGGGAGAGCGCCGGCACGGTGTTCCTGGTCAGCCACCAGCTCTCCTCCGTACGCGACACGTGCGAACGGACGATCTGGCTGGAATCGGGCGTCCTGCGGATGGACGGTCCGACCGACGAGGTGATCCGCGCGTACGAGGCGTACGCGAACAGCAAGTGACCTGGCGGCGGGCCGGACGCATCGACACGGATGCCGTCCGGCCCGCCGCCGGCGTTGGGGTGCACAGCTTCGCGCGTTAAGGTTCATCCGGTCGCCGCCTGGGCGGAACCTCTTGTTCACGCACCCCCGGAAGTGAGGATCGGCAATGACGCAGGACCACACCACTGGCCCGGACGCCGCACCGGAGAACCCGGCGCCGTGGCGGCCGTCCCGCACAGTGGCGGTGGTGCTGGCCGGCGGCACCGGCACCCGGCTGGGCCTCGGCATCCCGAAGCAGCTGCTGAAGATCGCCGGTAAGCCGATCATCGAGCACACCCTCGCCGTCTTCGAGGCCGCGCCCGAGATCGACGAGATCATCGTGCTGATGGCCCCGGGTCACGTCGCCGACGCCCAGCAGATCGTCGAGAAGGCCGGCTTCCGCAAGGTCACCAAGGTCATCGAGGGCGGCGACACGCGCAACGCCACCACCCGCATCGCCCTCGACGCCGTCGGCGAGGAGGACTGCAACATCCTCTTCCACGACGCGGTGCGTCCCCTGGTCAGCAGCCGGATCGTCCGGGAGTGCGTGAACGCGCTCTGGACCTACTGCGCCGTCGACGTGGCCATCCCGTCGGCGGACACGATCATCCAGGTGGACGAGAACGACTGCATCACCGACATCCCGGTGCGCTCGTCGCTGCGCCGGGGGCAGACCCCGCAGGCGTTCCGGTCCGGCACCATCCGCGAGGCGTACCGCCACGCCGAGGGCGACCCGAACTTCGCCGCCACCGACGACTGCGGCGTGGTGCTGCGCTACCTCCCCGACACGCCGATCAAGGTGATCGACGGGTCGGACGAGAACATCAAGGTCACCCACCCGGTCGACGTGCACCTCGCCGACAAGCTCTTCCAGCTCGCCGCCGCGCAGCCGCCCCGCCTGGCCGACCACCGCAGCTACCGCGAGGAGCTGACCGGGCGGACGATGGTGGTCTTCGGCGGCAGCTACGGCATCGGCCACGACCTGGCGGAGCTGGCGTCCCGCTACGGCGCCCAGGTCTTCCCGTTCAGCCGCAGCAGCACCGGCACCCACGTCGAGCGACCGGAGGACGTCGAGGCGGCCCTGAAGACCGCCTTCGAGGCGACCGGCCGCATCGACCACGTGGTGGTCACCGCCGGCATCCTGGAGCGGGGCGCCCTGGCGGAGATGGACGAGGAGACCATGGACCGTCTCCTCCAGGTCAACTTCGTGGGGCCGGTGACGGTGGCCCGGCAGGCCCTGCCGT
This genomic stretch from Micromonospora krabiensis harbors:
- a CDS encoding ABC transporter ATP-binding protein, with protein sequence MVDQFEASNDATLTLTPAQERIPTVVVDDAHVIYRVHKGAGGGTSPVAALRRLVTRTSAPEVREVHAVKGVTFTAYRGEAIGLIGSNGSGKSTLLRAIAGLLPVNRGAVYTQGQPSLLGVNAALLNDLSGERNVTLGCLAMGMSPAEVQRETPGIIEFSGINERGDFASLPMRTYSSGMAARLRFSIAAAKKHDVLLIDEALATGDKGFRKRSEQRVRELRESAGTVFLVSHQLSSVRDTCERTIWLESGVLRMDGPTDEVIRAYEAYANSK
- a CDS encoding bifunctional cytidylyltransferase/SDR family oxidoreductase; translation: MTQDHTTGPDAAPENPAPWRPSRTVAVVLAGGTGTRLGLGIPKQLLKIAGKPIIEHTLAVFEAAPEIDEIIVLMAPGHVADAQQIVEKAGFRKVTKVIEGGDTRNATTRIALDAVGEEDCNILFHDAVRPLVSSRIVRECVNALWTYCAVDVAIPSADTIIQVDENDCITDIPVRSSLRRGQTPQAFRSGTIREAYRHAEGDPNFAATDDCGVVLRYLPDTPIKVIDGSDENIKVTHPVDVHLADKLFQLAAAQPPRLADHRSYREELTGRTMVVFGGSYGIGHDLAELASRYGAQVFPFSRSSTGTHVERPEDVEAALKTAFEATGRIDHVVVTAGILERGALAEMDEETMDRLLQVNFVGPVTVARQALPYLQQTKGQLLLYTSSSYTRGRARYALYSATKAALVNLTQALADEWAEDGVRVNCINPERTATPMRTRAFGEEPEHTLLSAEAVAQASLDVLISELTGQVIDVRRAPGEPAQAVPGQATPTEAAPAVVG